A single window of Streptomyces griseoviridis DNA harbors:
- a CDS encoding DUF397 domain-containing protein, giving the protein MNHAPRTAPDLSEATWRGSTYSGGNNECVEMADGISTAVPVRDSKRPLGPVVAFGPRAWREFLSSLGR; this is encoded by the coding sequence ATGAACCACGCCCCCCGCACCGCGCCTGACCTCTCGGAAGCGACCTGGCGCGGCAGCACCTACAGCGGCGGCAACAACGAGTGCGTGGAGATGGCCGACGGGATATCCACCGCCGTTCCTGTCCGCGACAGCAAGCGTCCCCTCGGTCCCGTGGTCGCCTTCGGACCCCGCGCCTGGCGGGAGTTCCTGTCCTCGCTCGGGCGGTGA
- a CDS encoding xanthine dehydrogenase family protein molybdopterin-binding subunit, translating to MTNEAATATTAAEAAPAPEPIPHGLGASLPAADARAKTEGTFPYAADLWAEGLLWAAVLRSPHAHARIVSIDTTHAREMPGVRAVITHEDVPGTARHGRGTADRPVFASDVVRHHGEPIAAVAADHPDTARMAAAAVTVEYEVLDPVTDPEQAFEAEPLHPDGNLIRHIPLRHGDPDAAGEVVVEGLYRIGRQDPAPIGAEAGLAVPRPDGGVELYLASTDPHTDRDTAAACFGLEQDRVKIVVTGVPGATADREDQGFQLPLGLLALKTGCPVKLTATREESFLGHVHRHPTLLRYRHHADADGRLIKVEAQILLDAGAYADTSGEALAAAVGFACGPYVVPNAFIEGWAVRTNNPPSGHVRGEGAMQVCAAYEAQMDKLAKRLGVDPAELRLRNALATGDVLPTGQTVTCPAPVAELLQAVREFPLPPLPKDTPEDEWLLPGGPEGAGEPGAVRRGVGYGLGMVHMLGAEGADEVSTATVKVHDGVATVLCAAVETGQGFTTLARQIVQETLGIDEVHVAPVDTDQPPAGPGSRGRHTWVSGGAVERAAKMVRTQLLQPLAHKFGMSTELLQITDGKITSYDGVLSTTVAEAMDGKELWATAQCRPHPTEPLDGSGQGDAFVGMAFCAIRAVVDVDIELGSVRVVELALAQDVGRVLNPAQLVARIEGAVTQGVGIALTENLRTARGIVRHPDLTGYCLPTALDTPDIRIVKLVEERDVVAPFGAKAVSAVPVVTSPAAIASAVRAATGRPVNRLPIRPQAAVVTNQQ from the coding sequence GTGACCAACGAAGCCGCCACCGCGACCACCGCCGCGGAGGCAGCACCGGCCCCCGAGCCGATCCCGCACGGCCTCGGCGCCTCCCTCCCGGCCGCCGACGCGCGCGCGAAGACCGAGGGCACCTTCCCGTACGCGGCCGACCTGTGGGCCGAGGGCCTGCTGTGGGCCGCCGTCCTGCGCTCCCCGCACGCGCACGCGCGCATCGTCTCCATCGACACCACCCACGCGCGGGAGATGCCCGGCGTCCGCGCCGTCATCACCCACGAGGACGTCCCCGGCACCGCCCGGCACGGCCGCGGCACCGCCGACCGCCCGGTCTTCGCCTCCGACGTGGTCCGCCACCACGGCGAGCCGATCGCCGCCGTCGCCGCCGACCACCCCGACACCGCGCGGATGGCCGCGGCCGCCGTGACCGTCGAGTACGAGGTCCTCGACCCGGTCACCGACCCCGAACAAGCCTTCGAGGCCGAGCCGCTGCACCCCGACGGCAACCTCATCCGGCACATCCCGCTGCGCCACGGCGACCCGGACGCGGCCGGCGAGGTCGTCGTCGAGGGCCTCTACCGCATCGGCCGCCAGGACCCCGCCCCCATCGGCGCCGAGGCCGGTCTCGCCGTGCCCCGCCCGGACGGCGGCGTCGAGCTGTACCTGGCCTCCACCGACCCGCACACCGACCGCGACACCGCCGCCGCCTGCTTCGGCCTGGAACAGGACCGCGTCAAGATCGTCGTCACCGGGGTGCCCGGCGCCACCGCCGACCGCGAGGACCAGGGCTTCCAGCTCCCGCTCGGCCTGCTCGCCCTGAAGACCGGCTGCCCGGTCAAACTCACCGCCACGCGCGAGGAGTCGTTCCTCGGGCACGTCCACCGCCACCCCACCCTGCTGCGCTACCGGCACCACGCCGACGCCGACGGCAGGCTGATCAAGGTCGAGGCGCAGATCCTGCTCGACGCGGGTGCCTACGCCGACACCTCGGGCGAGGCGCTGGCCGCCGCCGTGGGCTTCGCGTGCGGCCCCTACGTCGTCCCGAACGCGTTCATCGAGGGCTGGGCGGTCCGCACCAACAACCCGCCCTCGGGCCATGTGCGCGGCGAGGGCGCCATGCAGGTGTGCGCCGCCTATGAGGCGCAGATGGACAAACTGGCCAAGCGGCTCGGCGTCGACCCGGCCGAACTCCGGCTGCGCAACGCGCTCGCCACCGGCGACGTCCTGCCCACCGGGCAGACCGTGACCTGCCCGGCGCCGGTCGCCGAACTCCTCCAAGCGGTGCGGGAGTTCCCGCTGCCGCCGCTGCCCAAGGACACCCCCGAGGACGAGTGGCTGCTGCCCGGCGGACCCGAGGGCGCGGGCGAACCCGGCGCGGTGCGCCGGGGCGTCGGCTACGGCCTCGGCATGGTGCACATGCTGGGCGCCGAGGGCGCCGACGAGGTCTCCACGGCCACCGTGAAGGTCCACGACGGCGTCGCCACCGTGCTGTGCGCGGCCGTCGAGACCGGCCAGGGATTCACCACCCTGGCCCGGCAGATCGTCCAGGAGACGCTGGGCATCGACGAGGTGCACGTGGCGCCCGTCGACACCGACCAGCCGCCCGCTGGCCCCGGCAGCCGCGGCCGGCACACCTGGGTCTCCGGCGGGGCGGTGGAGCGCGCGGCGAAGATGGTCCGCACCCAGCTCCTCCAGCCGCTCGCACACAAGTTCGGCATGTCGACGGAGCTGCTCCAGATCACCGACGGCAAGATCACCTCGTACGACGGCGTCCTCTCGACGACCGTCGCCGAGGCCATGGACGGCAAGGAACTCTGGGCCACCGCCCAGTGCCGCCCGCATCCCACCGAGCCGCTGGACGGCTCGGGACAGGGCGACGCGTTCGTCGGCATGGCGTTCTGCGCGATCCGCGCGGTCGTCGACGTCGACATCGAGCTCGGCTCGGTCCGCGTGGTGGAGCTGGCGCTCGCCCAGGACGTCGGCCGGGTCCTCAACCCGGCGCAACTGGTGGCCAGGATCGAGGGCGCGGTCACCCAGGGCGTGGGCATCGCGCTCACCGAGAACCTGCGCACCGCGCGCGGGATCGTCCGCCACCCCGACCTCACCGGCTACTGCCTGCCGACGGCCCTCGACACCCCCGACATCCGGATCGTGAAGCTGGTCGAGGAACGGGACGTGGTCGCGCCGTTCGGCGCGAAGGCGGTCAGCGCGGTGCCGGTGGTGACGTCCCCGGCGGCCATCGCGTCCGCGGTCCGCGCGGCGACCGGCCGCCCGGTCAACCGCCTCCCGATCCGCCCCCAGGCGGCGGTGGTGACGAACCAGCAGTGA
- a CDS encoding ATP-binding protein yields MEASSASVDVTFRLPRSRRSVPRARAALLAVLGGWEVDQEVGESAELVLSELLTNALKVPVPRGHQVGVRIARAPAEGLLRLEVSDTGGGRPEARTPDTDETGGRGLLLVEALADRWGYEEHGAGIGKTVWAELKSPTLLTEPGTREIAAALVRPGQWVRMWGEWRSVQSTQSEPDPSTRVMILLTLDEGPPLRIRATEPLRVRGEGG; encoded by the coding sequence ATGGAAGCAAGTTCAGCCTCGGTCGACGTCACGTTCCGCCTCCCCCGGTCCCGTCGGAGCGTCCCGAGGGCCCGCGCCGCGCTCCTCGCGGTGCTGGGTGGCTGGGAGGTCGACCAAGAGGTCGGCGAGTCGGCCGAGTTGGTGCTGTCGGAGCTGCTGACCAACGCGCTGAAGGTGCCGGTGCCACGAGGACACCAGGTCGGGGTGCGGATCGCGCGGGCGCCGGCCGAGGGCCTGCTGCGCCTGGAGGTCAGCGACACGGGTGGGGGCCGTCCCGAGGCGCGGACCCCCGACACCGACGAGACCGGCGGCCGGGGTCTGCTCCTGGTGGAGGCGCTGGCCGACCGCTGGGGCTACGAGGAACACGGGGCCGGGATCGGCAAGACGGTATGGGCGGAACTGAAGTCCCCGACCCTCCTGACCGAGCCCGGGACGAGGGAGATCGCGGCGGCCCTGGTGCGACCGGGGCAGTGGGTACGGATGTGGGGGGAGTGGAGGTCGGTCCAGTCGACACAGAGCGAACCGGACCCGTCCACGAGAGTCATGATCCTCCTCACCTTGGACGAGGGCCCACCCCTCCGAATCCGCGCGACGGAGCCGTTGAGGGTGCGGGGGGAGGGCGGCTGA
- a CDS encoding helix-turn-helix domain-containing protein yields MPAKTSAPNPSTVLGRQLGDALRRLREASGLTTTQAADALDCTKGKISRIENGRVAVRLPDLTAMLHTYRATDAELHDRLTSLARKANRRRRQGWWNRYGSVLPDTYRDYIALEAMAGEIRTFQAQLVPGLLQTPEYIRAVTAASRQWQTEDEIEKFVQVRLARQERLTGDAPLRLRAVLSEAVLLQQVGGPRAMRAQLEHVIALSERPNVTVQILPFSHGAHASMFGPYVVLRFPGEAALDVVLADNPTGSVWLEREAEVGRYQEVFDIACASALSPVESRALIHHRAKEHRA; encoded by the coding sequence ATGCCCGCGAAGACCTCCGCCCCGAATCCCTCGACCGTTCTCGGTCGCCAACTCGGTGACGCGTTGCGCCGGTTGCGGGAGGCGTCCGGACTGACCACCACGCAGGCAGCGGACGCCCTCGACTGCACCAAGGGGAAGATCAGCCGGATCGAGAACGGGCGGGTGGCGGTCCGCCTCCCCGATCTGACCGCGATGCTCCACACCTACCGGGCGACGGACGCCGAACTCCACGACCGGCTGACCTCCTTGGCGCGCAAGGCCAACCGCCGCCGCAGGCAGGGCTGGTGGAACCGGTACGGATCGGTCCTGCCCGACACCTACCGCGACTACATCGCGCTGGAAGCCATGGCCGGGGAGATCCGCACCTTCCAGGCCCAGCTCGTTCCCGGTCTGCTGCAGACCCCCGAGTACATCCGTGCCGTCACGGCTGCCTCACGTCAGTGGCAGACCGAAGACGAGATCGAGAAGTTCGTCCAGGTCCGTCTCGCCCGGCAGGAACGGCTCACCGGTGATGCGCCGTTGCGTCTGCGGGCCGTGCTGTCGGAGGCCGTTCTCCTTCAGCAGGTCGGCGGGCCCCGGGCGATGCGCGCGCAGTTGGAACACGTCATCGCTCTCTCCGAGCGTCCGAATGTGACCGTGCAGATCCTTCCGTTCTCGCACGGCGCCCACGCGAGTATGTTCGGTCCGTACGTGGTGCTGCGGTTCCCCGGGGAGGCGGCGCTCGACGTGGTGCTGGCGGACAACCCGACCGGCTCCGTGTGGCTGGAGCGGGAGGCTGAGGTCGGTCGTTACCAGGAGGTGTTCGACATCGCCTGCGCCTCCGCGCTCTCCCCTGTGGAGTCCCGCGCGCTCATCCACCACCGGGCCAAGGAGCACCGAGCATGA
- a CDS encoding SUKH-4 family immunity protein codes for MSTTDIAVPAITLTEDQLDPYITHAATRGWLTGPGLPGDNGLFTFDGLLGTGLRTVADTTGGTGADALSPELRDQLVIGALRAPGTMDAESILLDGVTGEVATTCFLPDRPDLMDPAPLAPSLRTLVSFATAADELAGLRGRFASFAGRHGQKTAAEASRKLLALFEEDAEGELSPFWKMTALIRPLSLVPAPGAESGLALELPGRLLDKEFGQGAVWRFEELDFPPTLTHGPTRRFLRETGLPEDGLLFHLDTDVPLPTLPEHYADDDSAELPAHAARLIRLGHLVEGNSLVVDGATGAVLNWSEPEATLTPLNTDVSTLAFTLWLLHREKAIDADLSHELSTEAYDQLATTMLQTLAAIDPTAVSLPPTDWHYWTEAFQDEAGGVL; via the coding sequence ATGAGCACGACGGACATCGCCGTACCGGCGATCACTCTGACCGAGGACCAACTCGATCCCTACATCACCCACGCGGCGACCCGGGGCTGGCTGACCGGCCCAGGACTGCCGGGTGACAACGGCCTGTTCACCTTCGACGGCCTGCTCGGCACCGGCCTGCGCACGGTGGCCGACACCACCGGCGGCACCGGGGCCGACGCGCTCTCCCCCGAGCTGAGGGACCAGCTCGTCATAGGCGCCCTGCGCGCGCCCGGCACCATGGACGCCGAGTCGATCCTCCTCGACGGCGTCACGGGCGAGGTTGCGACGACATGCTTCCTGCCCGACCGCCCCGACCTGATGGACCCGGCCCCGCTCGCGCCGTCCCTGCGCACCCTGGTCTCGTTCGCCACCGCCGCGGACGAACTGGCCGGGCTGCGCGGGAGGTTCGCCTCCTTCGCCGGCCGGCACGGGCAGAAGACGGCGGCTGAGGCGTCCCGCAAGCTGCTCGCGCTGTTCGAGGAGGACGCGGAGGGAGAGCTGTCACCGTTCTGGAAGATGACAGCGCTGATCCGCCCGCTGTCCCTGGTCCCGGCCCCGGGAGCGGAGTCGGGCCTTGCGCTGGAACTGCCCGGCCGCCTTCTCGACAAGGAGTTCGGGCAGGGCGCGGTGTGGCGCTTCGAGGAACTCGACTTCCCGCCGACGCTCACCCACGGGCCGACCCGCCGCTTCCTGCGGGAGACGGGCCTGCCGGAGGACGGCCTGCTCTTCCACCTGGACACGGACGTCCCGCTGCCGACGCTCCCCGAGCACTACGCCGACGACGACAGCGCCGAACTCCCCGCCCACGCGGCCCGCCTGATCCGCCTGGGCCACCTCGTCGAGGGGAACAGCCTGGTGGTGGACGGCGCGACGGGCGCGGTCCTGAACTGGAGCGAGCCCGAGGCCACCCTCACCCCCCTGAACACGGACGTCTCCACCCTCGCCTTCACCCTCTGGCTCCTGCACCGGGAGAAGGCGATAGACGCGGACCTGTCCCACGAGCTGTCGACGGAGGCGTACGACCAACTGGCGACGACGATGCTCCAGACGCTCGCCGCGATAGACCCGACGGCGGTGTCCCTGCCCCCGACGGACTGGCACTACTGGACGGAGGCATTCCAGGACGAGGCGGGCGGCGTGCTCTGA